A stretch of Mesorhizobium sp. M2A.F.Ca.ET.046.03.2.1 DNA encodes these proteins:
- a CDS encoding LysR family transcriptional regulator: protein MQQSHETAALAEMAAFAAVAEARSFTRAAATVGRDATILSRRLQSLEERLGVRLLHRTTRSVSLTEAGAQFLVRVRAILASVDEAEAAASAHAGGRPRGLLRLALPGTFGRMWIAPFLPQFLAEFPDLRIEAEFSNRFADLVAENFDVAVRLGSLEDSRLVARKVATRRRLLCAAPSYLARRGMPQTPQALLEHSCLGFTGFQTFPVWEMTDREGRRARVEVSGPLVSDDAEVLVEAAVQGVGLMMSTDWLVGREIADGRLVPILEDWTLADEGAVYVVTPSAKGQAAKTRAFADWIGKRFSPEPPWRR from the coding sequence ATGCAGCAATCCCACGAAACCGCCGCGCTCGCCGAAATGGCCGCCTTCGCGGCCGTCGCCGAGGCGCGCTCCTTCACCCGGGCGGCGGCGACGGTCGGGCGCGACGCGACCATCCTGTCGCGCCGGCTGCAGTCGCTGGAAGAGCGGCTGGGGGTGCGGCTGCTCCACCGCACGACGCGCAGCGTGTCGCTGACCGAGGCGGGCGCGCAGTTCCTGGTGCGCGTGCGCGCCATCCTGGCTTCTGTCGACGAGGCCGAAGCCGCGGCCTCCGCCCATGCCGGCGGCCGGCCGCGCGGGCTGCTCAGGCTGGCGCTGCCCGGCACGTTCGGGCGCATGTGGATAGCCCCGTTCCTGCCGCAGTTCCTCGCCGAGTTCCCGGATCTGCGCATCGAGGCCGAATTCTCCAACCGCTTCGCCGATCTCGTCGCCGAGAATTTCGACGTCGCCGTGCGGCTGGGCAGCCTCGAGGATTCACGCCTGGTGGCGCGCAAGGTGGCGACGCGGCGCCGGCTGCTCTGCGCCGCCCCGTCCTACCTTGCTCGAAGGGGCATGCCTCAGACGCCGCAGGCGCTGCTCGAACATTCCTGCCTCGGCTTCACCGGCTTCCAGACCTTTCCGGTCTGGGAGATGACCGACCGTGAGGGCCGGCGCGCGCGCGTCGAGGTTTCCGGGCCACTGGTCAGCGACGACGCCGAGGTGCTGGTCGAGGCCGCCGTGCAAGGCGTCGGGCTGATGATGAGCACGGACTGGCTGGTCGGACGCGAGATTGCCGACGGCCGGCTGGTGCCGATCCTGGAGGACTGGACGCTGGCCGACGAGGGCGCGGTTTATGTCGTCACGCCCTCAGCCAAAGGCCAGGCCGCCAAGACCCGCGCCTTCGCCGACTGGATCGGCAAGCGATTTTCGCCCGAGCCGCCCTGGCGGCGATGA
- a CDS encoding VOC family protein, protein MSTTVNVRYMVNDVEEALTWYTKHLGFTQLSNQAPAFADVSRGALRLLLSGPTSSAGRPMPDGERPGPGGWNRIHLIVEDLAAEVGRLRAAGLSFRNEIVTGPGGSQILLVDPSGNLVELFQPAKAR, encoded by the coding sequence ATGTCCACGACTGTAAATGTCCGCTACATGGTCAACGATGTCGAAGAGGCCCTCACCTGGTACACGAAACATCTGGGCTTCACGCAGCTTTCGAACCAGGCGCCGGCCTTCGCGGATGTCTCGAGGGGAGCGCTTCGGCTGCTCCTCAGCGGTCCGACCAGTTCGGCGGGCAGGCCGATGCCGGATGGCGAGCGGCCTGGCCCAGGCGGCTGGAACCGCATCCACCTGATCGTCGAGGATCTTGCGGCCGAGGTTGGCCGGCTGCGGGCGGCGGGCCTCAGCTTCCGCAATGAAATTGTGACCGGGCCGGGCGGCTCGCAAATCCTGCTTGTCGATCCTTCCGGCAATCTGGTGGAACTCTTCCAGCCGGCCAAGGCCCGGTGA
- a CDS encoding NAD(P)-dependent alcohol dehydrogenase, which produces MKAIELTQPRLDAFRAASVATPEPQRGEVLIRQRAASLNFVDVAVASGNYPGPVFPLIPVADGAGEIVALGEGVTGFAVGDRVVAHAKPRWIGGRPRPYEMREMRGISLPGSLAEYVALPANSVVPVPAHLSFEAASTLPIAGTTAWNALRAADVGPGSVVVLLGTGGVSIFTLQLAKAAGATVIITSSSDEKLERARALGADHLINYRSTPDWDGKVLELTDGLGADLVVETGGAATFARAVNATAPGGTLFTIGFVTGAEATVNLLPIIIKALKVLGNNTGSVSDLKDAARAIGAAGIEPVVDKVFSQNEATEAYTHMAAGGLHFGKLVFGLDW; this is translated from the coding sequence ATGAAAGCCATCGAACTCACCCAGCCCAGGCTCGACGCCTTCCGCGCCGCCAGCGTCGCCACGCCCGAACCGCAGCGCGGCGAGGTGCTGATCCGCCAGCGCGCGGCGAGCCTGAATTTCGTCGACGTCGCCGTGGCGAGCGGCAACTATCCCGGGCCGGTTTTCCCGCTCATACCCGTCGCCGACGGCGCCGGCGAGATCGTCGCGCTCGGCGAGGGCGTGACGGGGTTCGCCGTTGGCGACCGCGTCGTCGCCCATGCCAAGCCGCGCTGGATCGGCGGCCGGCCGCGGCCTTACGAGATGAGGGAGATGCGCGGCATCTCGCTGCCGGGTTCGCTCGCCGAATATGTTGCGCTCCCGGCCAATTCGGTCGTGCCGGTGCCGGCGCATCTCTCCTTCGAGGCGGCCTCGACGCTGCCTATCGCCGGCACTACCGCCTGGAATGCGCTCCGCGCCGCTGATGTCGGACCGGGCTCGGTGGTCGTGCTGCTCGGCACCGGCGGCGTCTCGATCTTCACGCTGCAGCTCGCCAAGGCGGCCGGCGCCACCGTGATCATCACCTCGTCCTCGGACGAGAAGCTGGAGCGGGCCAGGGCGCTGGGCGCCGATCACCTGATCAATTACCGCTCGACGCCGGACTGGGACGGCAAGGTGCTGGAGCTGACCGACGGCCTCGGCGCCGACCTCGTCGTCGAGACCGGCGGCGCCGCCACCTTCGCCCGCGCGGTCAACGCCACCGCGCCCGGCGGAACGCTGTTCACCATCGGCTTCGTCACCGGCGCCGAGGCGACGGTCAATCTGCTGCCGATCATCATCAAGGCGCTGAAAGTGCTGGGCAACAACACCGGATCGGTGTCCGACCTCAAGGACGCGGCGCGGGCCATCGGCGCCGCCGGCATCGAGCCGGTCGTCGACAAGGTGTTCTCACAGAACGAGGCGACCGAGGCCTATACCCACATGGCCGCCGGCGGCCTGCATTTCGGCAAGCTGGTGTTCGGGCTGGATTGGTAG